The Neodiprion lecontei isolate iyNeoLeco1 chromosome 6, iyNeoLeco1.1, whole genome shotgun sequence sequence AGGCAATCGATTTTACGGTACACGCAACGTTTtcatgcaaatttttattcgcttCGTTGGAcatttctatatatatatatatatataaatatatatgtacgataCGTAATGTACGATATGATTTAACAGAATTCTTTTTGTTCGATGTTTCttccttatttttattttttttttttatcttattcaaatttgggaaaaaaattagtcaTCCTTATTCAATTCCGAGATGAGAAACTGACGCGATTTTACGCTAGAATACAATTCCGAGACACTCGGTGAGTGATGTCGAGATTCAGGAATTGGCTACGCGTCATTTCGGACAAGTATATCTATATGTGCCGACATACAGGACCCCGGAATCCCGGCCTGAACCGTCGGGGATCACCCTTGACGAATGATGAGGACGTTTCGGTTGTTTCCTTCGGGAAATGAATTGGATTCGTTCCGATTTTTCTTCGCCCTGGTTTACGCAGATGTATTGTTGCAGCGTGCGGGCGAGAAAACGACTTTTAAGACCTCCTTTATTTACACGATGAGTagaagagaggaaagaaattGCTTGCATCTCTCATCCGTTAATTTCTGTTGTACAGCAGTGATTTTGTACGCGCGAAAGTTGAAATTGGAATTTATCTCGTACCGATCGGCGATTGATGGTGGATTATACTTTATGCGTAGTACTATAtaagtgtaataaatattttttccacaagAATTTTTACCCTCACTTCTGCAATATTCAACTGCGTATTATTGGCCCGTTGAATTGTTCGAACACGGAATTGAATTTCGTCCGATGGTTGAAAGCACCCGTGTTTTccgatttttatgaaatttttggaaaaagacACGAGACAGGAAGAAGGAACGAAAAATGTATCGAAAGAGATGGtctgaatttaattttcgtcagaaatggaaaagaagaagagaagagacgGTATATTTGGTGGGAGCTGCGCTGCGCTTCCACGAAACGCGAGAGTGTAAAGGCTGAGAGAActaaagagaaagagagtctCGATGTGGGCGAAAGACACGTCTGATTGATAGGCTCACTATATAAAGTATATGTCACAAGCTAACAGAAAATTGTTGACAAGAAAATTGAGAGCTTTTCGAAAACATTGATGAAATTGTTATGCCCATAACTTATAGGTACCTAAGGTATAAGCTCGAATTTCAGTTACACAGAGATACTGCAGTTCTTATTTATTGCTCGGCGTGTAAAATATGACGTGATATAAGTTACAATACATCGATCTAATTAAAAATGACGAGTCTATCTCCCCACTCCGGGTACGTTAGTAAAGCCGAAAAGATAAAGCTACGACGAAATGGTGAACAAGGGAGAAGAATGATTGTACAATTAAAACAAAGACGATTAATTCGTGAGAACGATGACGTTACATCAGGGAAACGACTAATATTTCACCTCGCCAAATTAAAGCCGATACTAGGATGCTAGGATATTAGGATGGGACGAAGGAGGCAGGATTTTGGTGGAAGCGAGGCACTCGCGTTAAAGTTtaaatttatctttttttttttcaagccgCAAGCATCAAGGCGTACGACCTGTTCCGATTCGTCATCTGTGTCCTACCCACTTAAATTTGATTTACCCAGAGATACTGTGGCGTTCAGGGTCCATTTTTTTACTCACTCTCGCTTTTTGCCAcatcctcttcttcttcttcttcttcttcttcttcttctttgtttgAAGAAACTTTGAGTTTACGGGTCTAAAGTTTTGCGGCACGAGTGTATcggggagagagaaagagagagagagagagagggtgagAGTGAGAGGGGCGGGCTATCAAGGGGAGAGTAAAGTTGGTATTACTTGCGAGTTAAGATGCGGTAAAAGATTTTCAATACCGCCGCCCTCTATCAGGAATTGTTTAACGTGCTCGAGTGTTAGCTGTCTGGAAATCTAGCGGGAATTCTGACAATAAGTTAACGAAGAACCGCGAGAGCGTATTTAATTAAACATGCAGAGCAATCTCATACAGCTTTCGCCGTTTTCGCCGCCGCGTTGAGAAACTTTGGAAAGCCGCGTTACATGCCTATATATGGAAAATTTCGTCTCGAGTAATTCGCATCGAGGGTTCGAAAATTTCGGCACTTTTTTTGCACGGAGAGGCGACCTTGTTCGGCAGGATTTTGTACCTATGTATTAGGTAAAAACGTGGCTTGCCACGGATGGAAGCGGAAATAGAAGCCTAGGGGATGTTACAGCGGCCGGCAGAGGATCACGTTTTCCAATTGTTTGCTTACCGCGTTATTAGCGTGGGCGGTAGCAGAAAAAGCTCGCTTTCCTACATCTAGTCTCGTTTTTCCATCCAACTTTCTTTCTTGCCTGGACCAATAAATCCCGAGGTACTTCTTGCGAGGCGCGACGTATACTTTCGCGAATATCACGTTTAGCAAATACTTGCGTACCTACGTTACACCAAATACTCGAGTGGTATGCTCGTCTTTCCGACGTGAGAGggtaagagaaagaaaaaaaaaaaaaaatactgccGTCGTGCGATTCGAAGATGAGGGAAGAATACGACAGGGAAATATAATAgcaaaaatatggaaaattatttgcTTGATTGGAAACAACGAGATTATGTATCTTCCCAACTCGAAAGTAACAACGTTTGTTTCCTCATCGACCGAGCTGAACGAAAGCATAATTtaggtaaataaaaaacggaaacgatgtgataaaattgaatcgaTGAACCAATTCGCTTCTTGTTTTAATTAACGCAAATTGCAATACTTTGGCCAACTTTTTTCCACTCCTTTGTTTTCTTTCGCGCTACATGGTGAGTCTTTATTTACCACGTCGTAAGATAATATTATTCCCGTGCCAAATTATATTCACCACTTAGCCGATGAAAAGTTCGTTGGGGAAAAACGCGTTGTAACGACGAAAGGTTTCCAACCGCTTGCCAGgagttgatttttattttcactcttcGTTTACGCGTCGCTGCTTATGAATTCGCACATCGATGCAACGCCTCTGGTATTCCCTTGGCTCTCGATTATTCCGCATTATAAATCCGTAGTCTATTTCTCTTTGAGTTACTCTTCGGAAATTTCTTCGCCGCCTTCGTAAAATAACGACATCTAAATGGCACGGCAACTTTGTCGATCCTAAAACGACTCCGGCAGATACGCGTCTTCTCAACTTTATCTTTCCCCGCTTAAGCGCAAATCTCTACAATCTGAACAACCGCATCTCAACGAGCGGAGCCTGCGACGTAGGGACGTAAAATCATTGATAAATCATCGCCAAAATCACTCTCTTTTAAGCCCTACGAGAATTTTTCTTCCCACTTATTAATCCCGCACCTTCTCCTAAGCCGGCTCCGACGAGGTTTCGAGGAGGACCGAATTCATACAGAGTTAATGAAAAGGCGAATTAGCGCCTCGGATCGGATATTTCACGTCGGCGTTAATCGCACGATGTGCAAAAGGAAGTGGAATTAGGCAGCTTGAGTTTGACGTTGGCCCTCACCTCGAGCTGTAAAGCACCCTCCCGTCCTGATAAAGCCTGACGAATCTGTTCGGGCTTGTTATCGTGTGAAGGTAGCTCTGCTTCCCGTTGTAGAAATAGGTGTCGGGCTTCCATATCCTAGCGAGCATCGATATGCTCAGGGCCAGGGTCTCCTTACCGCCCTTAAACGCCAGCCGTCTGTCGACCCAGGACTGCCGGAAGTAGCAGTCCATAGAGTAGGTCTGCGCAAGGTGTACACGAGTTACACAAATTTCCACAAATTGATTACAAGCCAGGTAAGCGGTCGACGAAACGTGTCGCTCCGAAGCAGGaagtattataatattaaggAGCGGACGTATCAAGACTCCGCGTTACAAAAGTGGACCAAATTTTGGTCAAAAGTTTGCAGTACCAATAGCGCCGCTCGTAGCGCTGGTATCGTTGGTTCCGATGCGTCTGATGGATGGCAACGCCAATAAACCGTCAAACTTCTGCGCGCGCATACTCCCGATGGAACATACGAAGCCAGCGCTGCGAGCGGCGCTATCGGTACTACGAACTTTGTACAAGAATCTGTTCCACTTTTGCCATCCGTCGTATAATAAGCGAGATGTGTCTCCTCCCTAATACCAAGGTCCGTGTAAACAGACGAGTGGATAGAGGAAGGTCTTCGCAGGAGGAATATTCCGAAGGGTTGTtaattggtttttttcttcttctttgaatCAAGTTTCAAGAATCAAAACTTACACATTGTACAGAAAATGGAACAAACATGGCAAACAGGCAAAGACCTTCCCTTGTCCACTCGTCTAATCTACGGACCCCTTGCCTGATGTTACTTCCTTCTTCGAAGTACCGGCAATCTCACCATGTCGACTTCGGAGATGGGTCCCATGCTGCGCACCATGATGTCGACTTCCACCGTCGCCGGAGGGCCGCCGAAATCCGGGCGAACACTGTTGTCGTATCCACGCAGCAGGTTGTCGAGAAGCTCGGAAATGTTGCCGTGGTTGTTGCTCTGGGTTCGCTGTTTCCTCTGCAACGACGGTTTCGAGCCGGCGACAGCTCTGCGAAGAATAATCCCCGATAAAACTTCGCAGGGACGTTTCTATCGCGAGCTCGTCGCTCTCGTTTTTTACGAGAACAATCTGCAGGCGTGCGGAGTAACGAGAAAACGAGCAGAAAAACACTagagaaatttgaacaaatattGGGAAGGCACAGGGTGAAGGGGGAACAGGGGAATATCTGCGGAAATTTTCCTCGCCTAGAACCGCGCGGCGAGCTTGAGCTTTGCGTTATAGACCGACGGATTCGGTGAATCGAGTGGCCTGGTTGCTCAGTTGGATTTTCTGGCATCGGACCACGCCGCGCCGTCTCTCCGTATTCTGGATATCGGATTTCAGCTCCTCGGCATGCCTCCGTGCGTTTCCGCAGCCTGCCGCATGTAAAACTCGTGTCGTGGATTTgctgagagaaaaagaaagaggataagggaaaaaagaagagggaAGGAAATACCGGAACCTTCGCACTAATATGCAAAAGAAGCGAAAACCGTGCGAGATGaacaatttaattaattaaaacgaAGTTATCCGTGATTCCCCAAATTCGGACTCGATATTACAGCTGTCGAAATgaatttctactcgcaccaACAAATTACCGAGCTTTTGTATCCACGCATCGACAAAGCATCGCTCCGAGATGAAATGGGATCGGTGAACGGCGGCGTGAAAAATCCGCACGAAGAATCGTTTGGAATTTCATTCTAAACGATGTTCAGTCCGCGTTTTTTTACCTCGCAGTTTGAATTCTCAGGATCGACAATGCGGTGACCCGATTCTCTCTTAtttttcgccaattttttttttttcgcacacGGACGCGTCGTTTGGCTACCCTGTTTCGCTTCCACCTCCCATGAAATTAGGTTTACTAATTCTTCCGGCAGTTCTTCGCAGAGTTTTAATCTCGTCATTGAAAAGTTGGGAGCTTTTCCGAGGTTCGGAAAATTCGGCTAGTCGGAAAGTCGCGAGATCaggtaggtatgtacgtacgtcAACGTAAGGCTAGGCTGGATTTTAAAACGTCAAATGGAGGGagacggggaaaaaaaatcgacgcgCCAAGTCGCGATTTGTTTGCGAGGAATTATACCCTGAGAAGTGTGCAGCTGCAAAAGCGACGAGTCGTTAATACCGAAGCTTGTTTGTCGTCTCGCTTAATTACCCATCTCGCGCCGTGTAAACTTATACCGATATatcatacatattattatcaaCTCGCCGTGTCTCGAGACTCGGTTAATTGAACGTATACTCACAGAAACGACGCGTAGGTTGTCAGGAGGTTCGCAATTGCTAGGAGGGCAAGTTTCCTCATGATTTTCGCATCGAGTCGGCCTGCATTTCCTTCACTTATTATTATCCACACTtggtcctcctcgtcctcgtccccGCCGCCGTcatcttcctcctcctcccgcTCCTCCTCCCTCGGCGTGAATCTGCAACAGTGAAAATTTTAGCGATAAAACATAGTTTTTGCACAATCCGTCATCCCACAGGTAGGTAAACGCATCAAACCGAGCACACGCGTGTCGAGTCAAAGTGGAGTAACTCGATTTACGTGAACTTTGTTACCCCGTGCTTCACCGGCAACGAGGGTAATAATTGAGCGGAATTCAAAGAGGGCTCTGAAGCCTGAAAAACCAAGTTAGCAAATCAAGAGCCTCGGCTTTCGATGTTATCGCAGCACAAGGTACGATCCGATTCAACCCTTACGTAATACCGAGAGCGGTATCGCTGTTCGTTGCATAACGAgcatttgaataattcgagGATATTTccaatgaaaaacaatttctgcTGGTATTCTAAATTATACCCATCGTTATCGGGTATTTGAATATTCCCGAGTTTCCCCGAGTTACGAATTCAGCCGCGTCAATTCGAAATAATCGCCAGCAATCGGGCAGGAcgggtgaaaaatattgacgttttcgtaatcagcgataGTGATTCAATAATGACAATGCGCGCATCGCGAATGCATAAGGGGTTTGGGGAGGGGGAGTGGATTTTGCATCAGGCCACGCTCGGCTTGTCAAAGCCAGTCATTCGTTCCCGCGGGATGAAAATCAACAAATCACCAGATCCGTATCCCGCTCATTTGTTACTCGTTGCAGTTCCCGGTGTGCGTATCTGCTGCAGTATGTCATGCGAAACGATTCCGTTCAAATATTGAAGGAAAGGGTTTTTTTAAAGTGGAAAAAACCAAACGATCGATCACGCAAATcgtagagagaaaaaaataaataaataaaaaaaacaagcaaagTATCCGAGCGGCGTCGAAATCGGGACAAACGAATCGCGGGTTATCTGACAGAAGAGTCCCCAGGCAACGTGGAAAAACAACCGTTCATTttctgtgaaaaattgaaggaaatttTCGGGAATATGTGCTTTCATTGAATACCATCAAATTCCGGTTTTATGAAAATTACGCGACATTTTTATCGCACAGTCGCCTGGATTTCCTCGTCCTCGATTCGCATCCCGGCAGAATATTTTCGGTGATATCAAATTTGCCCGTAGCCTCCAGTGATTCAGGTAAAGTGTCTCTCGGTTTCGCAGCGTTAAAAATCTTTTCTCGAAcgattttattcttcttcctcAGTCGGACTAAGATCAAAAACTTTCGCTCAAGTGAACCGCGGCAAGAAAAgcaagacaaaaaaaaaaaattaaaataaaaatcttcgtTCTTTTACCAACCATTGCCCGTATCCTCAGATTTtccaattacaaaataaaccTTGAAACGTGTTGTATATagagagtggaaaaaaaaaagttcccaGATTAATAACATATCTTCAATTTTCCCTAGAATATTTACGTAACCTCGGAACGTTGCTAAAGTGAGAATTCCAGTGCCGCGAAAggtttcattattattattattattattattattattattattacacgtgtATGGCATCGTGCGCCTCGCTGCACGGTGAAACTGTTTTACATGTTACTCAACCCCGGTCGTGTAGACGGGTCGAAAATGCGGTAGAAGATGATGCataggaattaaaaattattcaaatccgTGCTTCCGCAGCCGATCCGAGTTTCCACCGCGTGATGCTGGCCGCGTGACGATCCGAACAGTCAGCCAGCGATCCCGTAGATCGTTCGAAGATCGCGCGGCCGATCCAGAGTCGAGGCGAGATGGTTCGGGCTTCGAACCCCCGGCTGATGGCCCGGGTCCTGGAGGCCGTCAAGCACCTCGGCGAAGGGCGAGGATCCTCGGCTAAACAAGTCCTCGAGGTGCTTCTCAGGCAGGCGAACGACGACCCGCCGACTAGAAACCTCGCGATGCAGGTCACTGATTGCTCTCTAATTTACCCACACAATCGACTAGCATCTCGACAAAAACACCCGACCCCGAGATCGGACGAGTTGCGGAACCTTCAAAGCAGTTGCTCCGGCATCAGATTATAATTTTGCGAAAACTCGCCTCTCCGGTTATCGTCGACAGTCTGATGGAATTCTTTTGTGCCATTTCTTTCCTCCAAAAAAGctcttggaattttttttacatcgctTGAGAAATCGCTGTTAGGGCACTTTTCCGATTTTTATACGTTCCGTGTTCGATTTCcttgtttatttaaataattgatttttcactcaCAGAAATTCGACCGATTTTCAAAAAGCTTCCAAACACGAGATCGGAGAATAATGTTTAATAGAAACTTGACGCGTCCGCAGGTTCATCGAGCCCTGAAAAATGCGGTTACGGCGGGTCTCCTGCAGTTGCGTAGCGGGCGATACAAGATGCTGATACCTTTGAAAACGGGCGTGAAGAACCGTTCCGGAAGCGGGAAAGCGGTCAAACCGAGAACCGGAAATCCGGCAGCTGCAGGAAGGAAAAatgaggatattgaaaaagcGACAGATTCACCGAGTCCGCAAGCTCACGACGCTCGTCCAAAGAAGAGGTGCGAATTGTTTGTTTGTTCGATCAAGCGAACGGACAAATTTAACAGTTTGTATGAGAAAAGCTGCGGCTAACCGGTTTTCAATGATTCGCTTCAGATGTTCGCACTGCAAAAAGCACAAGCGAAGATCGAGCAAGCGTCACAGAAAGCGAAGCTCGCGGAGGCGAAGACGTCCTACGAGACAGGCGAGGGAACGAGAGTCCCGGAAACGTCGTCGTCAGGGTGACGAGGAAGTTTCGACGCGGCCGGACCGACACCGAAAATCGGACTCTCCCGGTGCCCGAACGGTTCCTGGTAACGGGCACAAGTCCGAGAAGCTGGgcaagaagaggaggaagttGGACCAGGAGAACAACGGGCAGGATTACGAAATCCACGATTCCGTAATCAGGAATCGATCACCCTCGTCTTCCGGGTCCGAGGGCGAGAAAGACGAGCCTCAAAAAACCACGAGGGAGAAACTGAGCTCAGCAGGTAAGGAGGTCGATTCGATAAGTCGAGAAACAGAAGTTTGGCAATATACGGACACTGATATCCAAGTATGTTTTTAGTTAGATTGAAGTTCGTTTCATTAAATTTATCGCACAGGTAGGAAATTTCATTCCTATCGTCTCTTTTGAACCTCTTTTTTgttgaaactgttgaaaaaaaaaaaaaaaatcacttcgTAATATCTGGAGCGATTTTGTCAGGCCGTAAAAGAGACTCCTCGTCTCATCGAAGAGGCCCAAACGTGCGAAGAAGGAGTTCGATGAGAGGAACACGCTCGCCTCGGCGAACCGGAGGATCGCATCAGGGGGGATCTAATCACCGCTGCACGATGGATGCGGATGCATGCGAAGACGGGGGGATGGATCGCTGCGACGACGAGACGCAGGGCGAGAATGTTCACGATAATTCGGACGAAACGATCGACGTTGAAAAAGACGCGGCAGCGGCCCGAAACTTGCGGAACAGCGGCAGCGACGACAGTCTTTAGATTTAAAAGATTTTTGAGAAGAGAAGGAGGGACGAAAATATATTAGGAGACTGAAACCCATCGGAGGACAAAAGaaggaaatcgaaaatttggaaaacgtTGCGAGCTTGCAGGATCATTAGTGCCTAATTTGTTCGAATTGATCGTAGATCGTGAAGCGTCGATCTTTCCACACCGTcttatgataataattatttactttttgtCATTTACATACGAAACATAGTCGTCCCGTTTTCATACACATGCcgaatgtatatacatgtatttatatgtaccCCCCTTGTggaaatatatatctataacaTATATAAAAACATGCGACGATCCGTGTGACTAGAGATTTGACTAGATTTGACTCGGTCTCCGACTAATAAAAGTTTTCCGTCGTATTAGTCCGGATCGTCGAAGTTGCTCCCAATTTACACCCTATAGATATATCATAAATTATATCGCGTGTACTTTTGTCCCCGAGCTTTCGCTTCGCGCAGAGACATCCCCGAGTGCTTCATAACTCCAAACATGTATAATCGGACACGAACGCGATGTGGATGTGCATGTTGTTTCCCTCATTTCTCGCTCGATCGgttgaattattgttattattatattcgccCGAACGTGTCAAGAGCGACAAGAAGTTTCAGTTATTTCAGCAACATTTCGGGGAACGTTCTATAACGAATACGTATACATACTTATACCCGTACAcattgtacatacgtacacaaAAATCTACCAGCATAACTGTACGCCCTACAAATACTATGACCACTGTTTTAATTATCACATGTGATAGGACCAAGTACGTACCTATCCTTTCGTTATCAATCACCGTCGTTATTTATTGACCAAGATTTTAACCTCATCCCAAGGACACAGATAATCAAGTGTTATCAATATTTGTGTTCCATGGTATCAATTTCAGTGGAAACTACTTACATAAGAATTGCGGGAGGGGTTCAAGAGTCTTTGATAATAACCTTACGTAATTTGTGAAAGACCTCGTATCGGTTGTAGAAAGTACGTACATTCGACGACGGATAAAACCGGAAATCATGATTTATTTACTCCACAGGAAGAATtgttatctttttttcaaaatagtcgtatcaaatatgtatacaatttttgaGCGGATTCGAAGTTTTCGGTGATTCTAAAAACTCAGcgaatatacctatatacatcgTATTACACCT is a genomic window containing:
- the LOC124295040 gene encoding splicing regulatory glutamine/lysine-rich protein 1-like — encoded protein: MVRASNPRLMARVLEAVKHLGEGRGSSAKQVLEVLLRQANDDPPTRNLAMQVHRALKNAVTAGLLQLRSGRYKMLIPLKTGVKNRSGSGKAVKPRTGNPAAAGRKNEDIEKATDSPSPQAHDARPKKRCSHCKKHKRRSSKRHRKRSSRRRRRPTRQARERESRKRRRQGDEEVSTRPDRHRKSDSPGARTVPGNGHKSEKLGKKRRKLDQENNGQDYEIHDSVIRNRSPSSSGSEGEKDEPQKTTREKLSSAGRKRDSSSHRRGPNVRRRSSMRGTRSPRRTGGSHQGGSNHRCTMDADACEDGGMDRCDDETQGENVHDNSDETIDVEKDAAAARNLRNSGSDDSL